A region from the Halomarina litorea genome encodes:
- a CDS encoding DUF7472 family protein — protein sequence MASERETVLEIAVSTVTVGLFIAVIIGIGSTFNDGGLSQQGALALIGSIAGFVLLMVVVALVLSRK from the coding sequence ATGGCCAGCGAACGCGAGACGGTGCTCGAAATCGCCGTCTCCACCGTCACTGTCGGGTTGTTCATCGCCGTCATCATCGGCATCGGTTCGACGTTCAACGACGGTGGCCTGAGCCAGCAGGGGGCGCTCGCGCTCATCGGCTCCATCGCCGGGTTCGTCCTGCTGATGGTCGTCGTCGCCCTCGTCCTCTCCCGCAAGTAG
- a CDS encoding DNA primase large subunit PriL, which produces MDARHARYPFLDGAREAVQRADVALVDLVNRERDHPAVTRGRERVERALVAGTVASEDPRVDARTEVLSYPIARVVVSLLDAPGAVEKYAASEAATAHERFVEDLERGGQSRLGGGDPDVSLDAFLREFGLAGSVRSVDGDYRVDVGEYLELAPEGESWRLVRRELGDGAVTVTRSELYDLLRQAVENRVADGLPLAVPDEIADPLAPVAESVSATLSSADYPRSFDRVDPDSFPPCIAALLDRAQAGEELPHRSRFALVSFLATVGMDAAAITALCGRSDEQFTYTAERLASDESGAGTYPSPSCATTQAWGDCVNRDDLCATIDHPLSYYAARLEGAEPGGEGDTGETAD; this is translated from the coding sequence ATGGACGCCCGTCACGCCCGCTACCCGTTCCTCGACGGTGCCCGAGAGGCCGTCCAGCGGGCGGACGTCGCACTCGTCGACCTGGTGAACCGCGAGCGCGACCACCCGGCGGTGACTCGCGGCCGCGAGCGGGTCGAACGTGCACTCGTCGCCGGGACCGTCGCCAGCGAGGACCCGCGCGTCGACGCCCGCACGGAGGTCCTCTCCTACCCCATCGCCCGCGTCGTCGTCTCCCTGTTGGACGCGCCGGGAGCGGTCGAGAAGTACGCCGCGAGCGAGGCGGCCACCGCCCACGAACGGTTCGTCGAGGACCTCGAGCGCGGCGGTCAGTCGCGCCTCGGCGGGGGCGACCCCGACGTCTCGCTCGACGCCTTCCTCCGGGAGTTCGGCCTCGCGGGGTCGGTCCGGTCGGTCGACGGGGACTACCGCGTCGACGTGGGCGAGTACCTCGAACTGGCCCCGGAGGGGGAGTCGTGGCGACTCGTCCGGCGCGAACTCGGCGACGGGGCGGTGACGGTCACCCGGAGCGAACTGTACGACCTGCTTCGACAGGCCGTCGAGAACCGGGTCGCCGACGGCCTGCCGCTGGCGGTGCCCGACGAGATAGCGGACCCCCTCGCCCCCGTCGCGGAGTCCGTCTCCGCGACCCTGTCGAGCGCGGACTACCCCCGGTCGTTCGACCGGGTCGACCCCGACTCGTTCCCGCCGTGTATCGCGGCGCTTCTCGACCGGGCGCAGGCGGGCGAGGAACTGCCCCACCGCTCGCGGTTCGCGCTCGTCTCCTTTCTCGCCACGGTCGGGATGGACGCCGCCGCCATCACGGCGCTCTGTGGCCGCTCCGACGAGCAGTTCACCTACACGGCGGAGCGACTGGCGAGCGACGAGTCGGGCGCGGGCACGTACCCCTCGCCGAGCTGTGCCACCACGCAGGCGTGGGGCGACTGCGTGAACAGGGACGACCTCTGTGCGACCATCGACCACCCGCTGTCGTACTACGCGGCGCGGCTGGAGGGGGCGGAGCCGGGCGGCGAGGGCGACACCGGCGAGACGGCGGACTGA
- a CDS encoding DUF7474 family protein has product MRFRYPCPDCRSANSLHGPECRFDGTPWHEIERAYADIVAVLSGGATTEGRLREAVEGPWDSLRSAALSRLRHEQRLRETPGGALELLSPAEFKEQVSEPTMEPIRTVYEKGSVPGTHDNAVFALVAYYEMVGLSWPETKENVVAWLHESGTWARGGFEEATPEELVESKRHVYTAGYGWKEKARAAKAVIDRSL; this is encoded by the coding sequence GTGCGGTTCCGTTACCCCTGTCCCGACTGTCGGAGCGCCAACAGTCTCCACGGCCCGGAGTGCCGGTTCGACGGGACGCCGTGGCACGAAATCGAGCGGGCCTACGCCGACATCGTGGCCGTCCTCTCGGGCGGCGCGACGACGGAGGGACGACTCCGTGAAGCGGTGGAGGGGCCGTGGGACAGCCTCCGCTCCGCGGCGCTCTCGCGTCTCCGCCACGAGCAACGTCTCCGGGAGACGCCTGGCGGGGCGCTCGAACTGCTCTCGCCCGCCGAGTTCAAAGAGCAGGTGTCCGAACCGACGATGGAACCCATCCGCACCGTCTACGAGAAGGGGTCGGTGCCGGGCACCCACGACAACGCCGTCTTCGCGCTCGTCGCCTACTACGAGATGGTGGGCCTCTCGTGGCCCGAGACGAAGGAGAACGTCGTCGCGTGGCTCCACGAGTCGGGGACGTGGGCGCGCGGCGGGTTCGAGGAGGCCACGCCCGAGGAACTCGTCGAGTCGAAACGCCACGTCTACACGGCGGGCTACGGCTGGAAGGAGAAGGCGCGGGCGGCGAAGGCGGTCATCGACCGCTCGCTCTGA
- a CDS encoding DNA polymerase sliding clamp yields MFKAIVSSGTLRAALDSVSVLVEECKIRLDEDELTIRAVDPANVGMVDLSLDTAAFESYETDGGVIGVNLSRLEEIAKMADADQLVHLELDEETRKLHIEFDGLEYTLALIDPDSIRQEPDLPDLDLAAEIVVEGRDIDRAVKAADMVSDHIALGVDTEAETFYVDAQGDTDDVHLELTREDLIDLSPGDAHSLFSLDYLKEMNKAIPKDAEVTIELGEEFPVKLHFDIAEGQGNVTYMLAPRIQSD; encoded by the coding sequence ATGTTCAAGGCTATCGTGAGCTCGGGGACGCTCCGGGCGGCGCTCGACTCGGTGAGCGTGCTGGTAGAGGAGTGCAAGATCCGACTGGACGAGGACGAGCTCACGATTCGCGCCGTCGACCCCGCGAACGTCGGCATGGTCGACCTCTCGCTCGACACCGCGGCCTTCGAGTCCTACGAGACCGACGGCGGCGTCATCGGCGTCAACCTCTCGCGTCTGGAGGAGATCGCGAAGATGGCCGACGCCGACCAGCTGGTCCACCTCGAACTCGACGAGGAGACCCGCAAGCTCCACATCGAGTTCGACGGGCTGGAGTACACCCTCGCGCTCATCGACCCCGACTCCATCCGGCAGGAACCCGACCTGCCCGACCTGGACCTCGCCGCCGAGATCGTCGTCGAGGGCCGCGACATCGACCGCGCGGTGAAGGCCGCCGACATGGTCTCCGACCACATCGCACTCGGCGTCGACACCGAGGCCGAGACGTTCTACGTCGACGCGCAGGGCGACACCGACGACGTCCACCTCGAACTCACCCGGGAGGACCTCATCGACCTCTCGCCGGGCGACGCCCACTCGCTGTTCAGCCTCGACTACCTCAAGGAGATGAACAAGGCCATCCCGAAGGACGCCGAGGTCACCATCGAACTCGGCGAGGAGTTCCCCGTCAAACTCCACTTCGACATCGCGGAGGGGCAGGGCAACGTCACCTACATGCTCGCCCCCCGCATCCAGAGCGACTGA
- a CDS encoding 23S rRNA (uridine(2552)-2'-O)-methyltransferase, whose amino-acid sequence MSRKDDFYNRAKQQGYRSRAAYKLKQLDETAHLFSEGDTVVDLGAAPGGWLQVARELTGEDGSVVGVDLQRIKPIDGVETIRGDMTEAETRQEVLDSVGTADVVLSDMAPNMTGEYSLDHARSVYLARQAFETSLELLESGGDLVMKVFDGPDLQDLKADVEEEFEYVREVRPEASRKESSELYLVAKGRLTAPVREGDELEVEITDVGSEGDGIAKVEGYTLFVPDTEAGDVVTVRVGDVKPNFGFAEKVGA is encoded by the coding sequence ATGAGCCGCAAGGACGATTTCTACAACCGCGCGAAGCAGCAGGGCTACCGCTCGCGCGCGGCCTACAAGCTGAAGCAGTTGGACGAGACGGCCCACCTGTTCTCGGAGGGGGACACCGTCGTCGACCTCGGGGCCGCCCCCGGCGGGTGGCTGCAGGTGGCACGGGAACTCACCGGCGAGGACGGCAGCGTCGTCGGCGTCGACCTCCAGCGCATCAAGCCAATCGACGGCGTCGAGACGATTCGCGGTGACATGACGGAAGCCGAGACCCGACAGGAGGTCCTCGACAGCGTCGGCACCGCAGACGTGGTGCTCTCGGACATGGCCCCGAACATGACCGGGGAGTACTCGCTGGACCACGCCCGGTCGGTGTACCTCGCGCGACAGGCCTTCGAGACGAGCCTCGAACTGCTCGAATCGGGCGGCGACCTCGTGATGAAGGTGTTCGACGGCCCCGACCTGCAGGACCTCAAGGCGGACGTAGAAGAGGAGTTCGAGTACGTCCGGGAGGTCCGCCCGGAGGCCTCGCGCAAGGAGTCCTCGGAACTGTACCTCGTCGCGAAGGGTCGCCTCACCGCGCCTGTCAGGGAGGGCGACGAACTCGAAGTGGAAATCACGGACGTGGGGAGCGAGGGCGACGGCATCGCCAAGGTGGAGGGCTACACGCTGTTCGTCCCCGACACCGAGGCGGGCGACGTGGTCACCGTGCGCGTCGGCGACGTGAAGCCGAACTTCGGGTTCGCGGAGAAAGTGGGAGCGTAG
- a CDS encoding queuosine precursor transporter, which produces MSSTPDRGVPVPALALAALFVTALVTAQLTAAKVLLFQSPLSLPLAGSTLALPGAALAYALTFFASDCYSELYGKRAAQAMVNVGFVMNFVVLALVWSTILAPAANPEFAGQFRAVLGASTNIVVGSLLAYVVSQNWDVVVFHGLREYTDGDHLWLRNVGSTASSQLLDTVIFVGVAFFLAPVVLGVGEALPLSVVASLVVGQYLLKLLIALVDTPFVYAVVRAVRDGETDTRATPSG; this is translated from the coding sequence ATGAGTAGCACGCCCGACCGGGGCGTCCCCGTCCCCGCGCTGGCGCTGGCCGCGCTGTTCGTGACGGCACTCGTCACCGCACAGTTGACCGCCGCGAAGGTGCTCCTGTTCCAGTCGCCGCTCTCGCTCCCGCTGGCGGGGTCGACGCTCGCCCTGCCGGGGGCGGCGCTGGCCTACGCGCTGACGTTCTTCGCCAGCGACTGCTACTCCGAACTGTACGGCAAGCGGGCGGCACAGGCGATGGTCAACGTCGGCTTCGTCATGAACTTCGTCGTGCTGGCGCTCGTCTGGAGCACCATCCTCGCGCCCGCCGCGAACCCCGAGTTCGCCGGGCAGTTCCGCGCCGTCCTCGGCGCCTCGACGAACATCGTCGTCGGCAGTCTCCTCGCCTACGTCGTCAGCCAGAACTGGGACGTCGTCGTCTTCCACGGCCTGCGCGAGTACACCGACGGCGACCACCTCTGGCTCCGCAACGTCGGTTCGACGGCGAGCAGCCAACTCCTCGATACCGTCATCTTCGTCGGGGTGGCGTTCTTCCTCGCGCCCGTCGTCCTCGGCGTCGGCGAGGCACTGCCCCTCTCGGTGGTGGCGTCGCTCGTCGTCGGGCAGTACCTCCTCAAGTTGCTCATCGCCCTCGTCGACACGCCGTTCGTCTACGCCGTCGTCCGGGCGGTGCGCGACGGCGAGACCGACACGCGGGCGACGCCGAGCGGCTGA
- a CDS encoding ribbon-helix-helix domain-containing protein, translated as MPKISVEVPQELLDDLDAHVGDDGKYVNRSDAIRASIRKNLDILDEIDARHGRLADDE; from the coding sequence ATGCCCAAGATAAGCGTCGAGGTCCCACAGGAGCTCCTCGACGATCTCGACGCCCACGTCGGCGACGACGGGAAGTACGTCAACCGGAGCGACGCCATCCGTGCGTCCATCAGGAAGAACCTCGACATCTTAGACGAGATAGACGCCCGCCACGGGCGACTGGCGGACGATGAGTAG
- a CDS encoding twin-arginine translocase subunit TatC encodes MSGAIDDGTKRAIADGRAAVGEVLRAAQSHLQKVALVFLFGLLGTIFYLYYFGWARLRADLISHTEAGIIAVTPFDVILLQAKIGMIVGAILSLPVLIYFSRDALRQRGWWPAEKVPTWQLVFLGGMALVLFLLGIAYGYYVFFPVMFEFLASNATTSGFTPTYSIVKWAEFVLFLTLSFGLAAQLPLVMSALAFADIVPYETFRDNWRYAVVAIFVFGALFSPPDPFTQIMWAVPLLVLYWLSLGLAKFVVTTKRGSAEVDFRAQMRENWYVFAGTFTATFGVVYAAIAYGGGTYFNEQVRPLFPAGYQPPVLPRIEDLWGLPRLEAIFATAVVAGLGMVLVVMVYYVYLCLQAASRMVAAADRAERARFGDPTAIDVDELDAAGVRAAPDEVFAAMSEDDSLAHARTAMAAGDHEKAQAILDRFDTAQTAADAEDADADVEEATAETAFEEGDETDEDESGLFTRTTAGMVDSFTEDETTEEDIGGYLYDLQFILGSLTSKSFRLIAVFMTVLAVTFGWLYAGGIGDIKRDFLGRLPTAVTASSGPLVPTNPLAGGLGPLDPGFVYRLEQTVTPQSVDIVTLHPVEALVFEVKVSTIVAAVAVIPLLLYYAWPALKQRGLVGGDRNVLFFWAATTFVALALGSAVGYAVVAPTVISWLAADVVNNAMLIKYQINGFGWLVFFTTVGVGLLATIPSTMLLFHRGGLVPYATMRARWREFTVAVMLAAAVLSPRGVFTMFLFGLPVVFAYGLGLGLLWVYTLGGRRTPRSAGQRAD; translated from the coding sequence GTGTCGGGCGCTATCGACGACGGTACGAAACGTGCCATAGCAGACGGCAGGGCCGCCGTCGGAGAGGTCCTCCGCGCGGCCCAGAGCCATCTCCAGAAGGTGGCGCTCGTCTTCCTGTTCGGTCTGCTCGGTACCATCTTCTACCTCTACTACTTCGGGTGGGCGCGCCTCCGGGCGGACCTCATCTCCCACACCGAAGCCGGTATCATCGCCGTCACGCCCTTCGACGTCATCCTCCTGCAGGCGAAGATCGGGATGATCGTGGGTGCGATCCTCTCCCTCCCGGTCCTCATCTACTTCTCGCGCGACGCGCTCCGCCAGCGCGGATGGTGGCCCGCCGAGAAAGTCCCCACGTGGCAACTGGTCTTCCTCGGGGGGATGGCGCTCGTACTGTTCCTCCTCGGCATCGCCTACGGCTACTACGTCTTCTTCCCGGTGATGTTCGAGTTCCTCGCCTCGAACGCCACCACCTCCGGGTTCACGCCCACGTACTCCATCGTGAAGTGGGCCGAGTTCGTCCTCTTTCTCACCCTCTCGTTCGGCCTCGCGGCGCAGTTGCCCCTCGTCATGTCCGCGCTCGCGTTCGCTGACATCGTCCCCTACGAGACGTTCCGCGACAACTGGCGCTACGCCGTCGTCGCCATCTTCGTCTTCGGGGCGCTGTTCTCCCCGCCGGACCCATTCACGCAGATCATGTGGGCCGTCCCACTGCTCGTCCTCTACTGGCTCAGCCTCGGGCTGGCGAAGTTCGTCGTCACCACCAAGCGGGGGAGCGCGGAGGTGGACTTCCGCGCCCAGATGCGCGAGAACTGGTACGTCTTCGCGGGGACGTTCACCGCCACCTTCGGCGTCGTCTACGCCGCCATCGCCTACGGCGGCGGGACCTACTTCAACGAACAGGTCCGCCCGCTGTTCCCCGCCGGCTACCAGCCTCCCGTCCTTCCGCGGATAGAGGACCTCTGGGGCCTCCCGCGCCTCGAAGCGATTTTCGCCACCGCCGTCGTCGCCGGTCTGGGGATGGTGCTGGTCGTGATGGTGTACTACGTCTACCTCTGCTTGCAGGCGGCCAGTCGGATGGTGGCGGCGGCCGACCGGGCCGAACGCGCCCGCTTCGGCGACCCGACGGCCATCGACGTGGACGAACTCGACGCCGCGGGCGTGCGTGCCGCCCCCGACGAGGTGTTCGCCGCCATGAGCGAGGACGACTCGCTCGCCCACGCGCGGACCGCCATGGCCGCGGGCGACCACGAGAAGGCACAGGCCATCCTCGACCGCTTCGACACGGCGCAGACCGCGGCGGACGCCGAGGACGCCGACGCCGACGTGGAGGAGGCGACGGCCGAGACCGCCTTCGAGGAGGGTGACGAGACGGACGAGGACGAGAGCGGCCTGTTCACCCGCACGACGGCGGGAATGGTCGACTCGTTCACCGAGGACGAGACCACCGAGGAGGACATCGGCGGCTACCTCTACGACCTCCAGTTCATCCTCGGGAGCCTCACGTCCAAGTCGTTCCGCCTCATCGCGGTGTTCATGACCGTCCTCGCGGTCACCTTCGGGTGGCTCTACGCGGGCGGTATCGGCGACATCAAACGCGACTTCCTGGGTCGCCTCCCGACGGCGGTGACGGCCTCCTCCGGACCGCTCGTCCCCACGAACCCGCTCGCGGGCGGTCTCGGTCCGCTCGACCCCGGGTTCGTCTACCGCCTCGAACAGACCGTCACGCCCCAGAGCGTCGACATCGTCACGCTCCACCCCGTTGAGGCGCTGGTCTTCGAGGTGAAGGTGTCGACCATCGTCGCCGCCGTCGCGGTCATCCCGCTCCTGCTCTACTACGCGTGGCCGGCGCTCAAACAGCGCGGACTGGTCGGCGGCGACCGGAACGTGCTGTTCTTCTGGGCCGCGACGACGTTCGTCGCACTCGCCCTCGGGAGCGCCGTCGGCTACGCCGTCGTCGCCCCGACGGTCATCTCGTGGCTGGCCGCCGACGTGGTGAACAACGCGATGCTCATCAAGTACCAGATCAACGGCTTCGGCTGGCTGGTGTTCTTCACCACCGTCGGCGTCGGCCTCCTCGCCACTATCCCCTCGACGATGCTGCTGTTCCACCGCGGCGGCCTCGTCCCCTACGCGACGATGCGCGCCCGCTGGCGGGAGTTCACCGTCGCGGTGATGCTCGCCGCCGCCGTCCTCTCGCCCCGGGGGGTGTTCACCATGTTCCTGTTCGGCCTCCCGGTGGTCTTCGCGTACGGCCTCGGCCTCGGCCTGCTGTGGGTGTACACCCTCGGGGGCCGCCGGACGCCCCGCTCGGCGGGTCAGCGCGCCGACTGA
- a CDS encoding twin-arginine translocase subunit TatC, with the protein MSDDTRREPDEDEAGSDADRESPETPDAGEGDETSTSPEATDPDHGDGADESGEAADIDADVDADTDTDTDADADADADADDDESGLPTEGSLPAWVQEDDVPGGDADDDERDGETPEREEQRDPTELDPDLADQGIDWDAMEEVDDDEDAAVAQSDGGATVSGGGFSDDFDDDFDGFEGPEGDQEMPLADHIEEMVRRLGIVIIAMSVVSVLVLPFSVDLINFIWYSILGNVQDVPNAPHVYRPLALVLARLKVATLAGFVVALPVFVFQTYLFMRPGLYQHERRYYLAAVPTSLVLAFIGVGFAFYLVLPALFSYFVSYTTGAADIAFGLTDTFGLMLLMMGFFAAVFQIPLLIMLAVMMGLTTRRWLVQRRLYFWGGFLGVALLFSPDPTGMAPIIVALTMVVLFEGTLLLLRWAGR; encoded by the coding sequence ATGAGCGACGACACGCGTCGTGAGCCCGACGAGGACGAGGCGGGCAGCGACGCGGACCGCGAGTCCCCCGAGACCCCCGACGCGGGGGAGGGGGACGAGACCTCCACCTCGCCCGAGGCGACCGACCCGGACCACGGTGACGGCGCCGACGAGTCGGGGGAGGCCGCCGACATTGACGCGGATGTGGATGCAGACACAGACACAGACACGGACGCAGATGCGGATGCGGACGCAGACGCGGACGACGACGAGTCCGGCCTCCCGACCGAGGGGTCGCTCCCGGCGTGGGTTCAGGAGGACGACGTCCCGGGCGGTGACGCCGACGACGACGAGCGGGATGGCGAGACGCCCGAACGCGAGGAGCAGCGGGACCCGACCGAACTCGACCCGGACCTCGCCGACCAGGGCATCGACTGGGACGCGATGGAGGAGGTGGACGACGACGAGGACGCGGCCGTCGCCCAGTCCGACGGCGGCGCGACGGTCTCTGGCGGCGGGTTCTCGGACGACTTCGACGATGACTTCGACGGGTTCGAGGGTCCCGAGGGCGACCAGGAGATGCCGCTGGCCGACCACATCGAGGAGATGGTGCGGCGCCTCGGCATCGTCATCATCGCGATGTCGGTGGTGAGCGTCCTCGTCCTCCCCTTTTCGGTGGACCTGATCAACTTCATCTGGTACTCCATCCTCGGCAACGTCCAGGACGTGCCCAACGCGCCCCACGTCTACCGGCCGCTGGCGCTCGTCCTCGCGCGCCTGAAGGTCGCGACACTCGCCGGGTTCGTCGTCGCCCTCCCCGTGTTCGTCTTCCAGACGTACCTGTTCATGCGCCCCGGTCTCTACCAGCACGAACGTCGTTACTACCTCGCGGCGGTGCCGACGAGCCTCGTCCTCGCGTTCATCGGGGTCGGGTTCGCGTTCTACCTCGTCCTCCCCGCGCTGTTCTCCTACTTCGTCAGCTACACGACCGGCGCGGCGGACATCGCCTTCGGGCTGACCGACACGTTCGGCCTGATGTTGCTCATGATGGGCTTCTTCGCCGCAGTCTTCCAGATACCCCTGCTCATCATGCTCGCCGTGATGATGGGGCTGACCACCCGCCGCTGGCTGGTCCAGCGTCGCCTCTACTTCTGGGGTGGCTTCCTCGGCGTGGCGCTCCTGTTCAGCCCCGACCCGACCGGGATGGCGCCCATCATCGTCGCGCTGACGATGGTGGTGCTGTTCGAGGGGACCCTGCTCCTCCTGCGCTGGGCGGGACGCTGA
- the larE gene encoding ATP-dependent sacrificial sulfur transferase LarE, giving the protein MTLDDKVAAARAALEEREGVLVAFSGGVDSSVVAALAHDVLGENAVACTARSETLPEAELDDARRVADEIGIRHEVVQFSELENPDFVKNDGDRCYHCRTMRLSKMYERAQALDIPTVCDGTNASDPGEGHRPGLRAVAELEVFSPLLAHDVTKEEVREIAREYGLSVADKPAMACLSSRIPTGLEVTEERLSRVERAERLLRTWGFEQFRVRDHDGLARIEVGREELERALDPAFADAAEEHLSDIGFDHVTLDLGGYATGSVSPANESVEESSDGEVTNVFDTDYPTS; this is encoded by the coding sequence ATGACCCTCGACGACAAGGTGGCCGCCGCGCGCGCCGCCCTCGAAGAACGGGAGGGCGTCCTCGTCGCGTTCTCCGGCGGGGTCGACTCCAGCGTCGTCGCCGCCCTCGCCCACGACGTGTTGGGGGAGAACGCCGTCGCCTGCACCGCCAGAAGCGAGACGCTCCCCGAGGCGGAACTCGACGACGCCCGGCGGGTCGCCGACGAAATCGGCATCCGACACGAGGTGGTCCAGTTCTCCGAACTGGAGAACCCCGACTTCGTGAAGAACGACGGCGACCGCTGTTACCACTGCCGGACGATGCGTCTCTCGAAGATGTACGAACGCGCACAGGCGCTCGATATTCCCACCGTCTGCGACGGGACGAACGCCTCGGACCCCGGCGAGGGCCACCGGCCCGGCCTCCGTGCGGTGGCGGAACTGGAGGTGTTCTCGCCCCTCCTCGCCCACGACGTCACGAAGGAGGAGGTGCGCGAAATCGCCCGGGAATACGGTCTCTCGGTCGCCGACAAGCCCGCGATGGCCTGTCTCTCCTCGCGCATCCCGACGGGACTGGAAGTCACGGAAGAACGGCTCTCGCGGGTCGAACGCGCCGAACGCCTCCTGCGGACGTGGGGCTTCGAGCAGTTCCGCGTCCGCGACCACGACGGCCTCGCGCGCATCGAGGTGGGACGCGAGGAACTCGAACGGGCGCTGGACCCCGCGTTCGCCGACGCCGCCGAGGAGCACCTCTCGGACATCGGCTTCGACCACGTCACCCTCGACCTGGGCGGCTACGCCACCGGGAGCGTCAGCCCCGCGAACGAGTCCGTCGAGGAGTCGAGTGACGGCGAGGTCACGAACGTCTTCGATACGGACTATCCGACCAGCTAG